GTGCTTTGATTTGCGGTTTCTGAGGCTGGTAACTCTGTGTTTATCCTCTGAGCAGAGGTAACTCTTGCTCTTCCTTTCCCGGGGGGGTCCTCGTGAGAGCCAGTCTCATCATAGCGTTCCATGGTTTTTGCGACTGCACTTGAGGATACATTCAAAGTTCTTGACATttcttaacctcttaagccctgagcctgtttttcaggtttcacgcTCGAAagtgccactaacacaacaaagactatatcttcacttctaaaaggggtaaattaatacatctgtgagttggatgtagaagtgtcagaatcaatatagatgtttttattttaaagtaaattcagatggaacatagtaaaaacatgtaaattctaatgtccgcctaaaagaaacccattacttatagtgaaaaccacccttgaatgatgggttagtagactaaaattatataacatataataagtaccctgtatcaagattgatgcaaaacaagtgaaatttgaccttttttagagaggtttagaaaaataaagtcacttccatttgaactttttcactgtaaaaatcattttattactttgaattatcactataggtattcattccatccaaatacaactgttgtgaaaaaaataaatataaaatataaaaacatactctgttatcctcttaggccccacggacccgaaatcacgtcatttgcaggaaacaatgtctagggaaccttaatatttaataaactatgaatattttatatccatataacgggaaaaaactaatttaactgatctttttcatttattttttaaaaaaaaacacacaatgctaacagtgagcctctgaattagccccgagtggaaaatgctaacctattactgcaccgaaaatcattcctagctcccttattacttatcctagctgcacttCCTACACATTGTTCATgaccgtaaagacacagaatataacggtgcccacctcaacactgaaagatacaaactcgcgaggttatcaacaaaaatgtacatcaaaacaagtgacgctaggtactaacatgcgctaggctaacatggctcaccttcctctttgtccggtctaaactggtcttcaatggcattaaaacgataaaaaacgatgatgtagttaatccataggttaatatccaatgtggctgtgtcccctttgaaatgttctgataatctataagcaataaaactgcaattccgttatctgctgtccgctttgtgctccgtgcgctctgggtcctgcaattcctgcttccttaggtagtaaacaataagtaaagtctgctgcgtaatgtacttaagctggctggcattctttatactttacgcaggaccatatctctggaacccattggtcgatttgggtgatgtacacctttttcttaaccattacatccaatagaatcgacgggcagttcccaaatccacgtacacattaccattgcggacgtaatagagaagcaaacgaaacatatctgaaagtacaagcctggacggcaaaactttatacctaatatattgccataaatatgatgatggattatcagtaacaatttctacgtgacacaaagacattggattaaccttgagtggcgtttttattccgttgaacacaacttttgatcacaaatcaaaaaaggtaagacgtaattattgtaatatttttgaaaccggatgttgtttaccttctcttttctggctcatagctccaggaattcgggatcctacagtgatgacattacatgtgtggaatctgtggagtctcagctttaatcggatatcttgtttgtgcagttacgataagtaatgagggcatttctaccgtgagtgctgtgcaaaagtccgttagcattagttagcatttttttgctccatgctaattcaaaggcttggtattactgttgtgtttcttttagctaaaaatggttcacattgtcagttagctgagtttcttaccgttaaaagagtatggaacattaatagtttcataaatgttaagaagccctgagacatagtctcgtaaaaaaaaCGGTGAGAGGGGTCCACTGGGAGGACcctcgggcttaagaggttaaagtgATGATGGACGGTCGCTTCCCGTTACTGAGTTGAGTCGTTCTTGCTATAATATGGATTACaactaggggtcgaccgattatcggcctggccgattatcggggccgatattcctcATTTGACGATTATCGGTACCGgcctttttttaataaaattgccgataacactttggctctgatgcggccgtttctctggctgcagtcaccactctctgtacacgagcaatgtcccgcccgcAGCGCTATCTGAACgcagacagaggcaagcagcagcagcgctgagcggcagagccatacatgtgtttcgaaggtaaatcagttgaaagccgaagttcaataaacatcccaaatgctgaagttgcaaaaacagcacgatctattgatccaattctattagcttcccagttacacagggacgcgggaagtcagtcagagttgggggtgcgtgcagcgtctcgcagcggagttactgtggtgcggaggggggtctgcgagtggagcctctcagtttttcaggttgatatgtgaagctcattagctaatcaagatgtatttagcaaatgtttagcaaaatattagaagtgaggctactagactaacgataggtctactgtaatagcctcacttgtaatagtttgcaaaacattagctagcactagtgttttgcagttgctagcaatttattgggatgttatgctagatagacaggcattggtttgatataataaattaagcattattgttagttaagcatgtcagcctgcagccccacttcttgtctctctctaactcatagcagatggctgcactaacgaaaagggcacagagaggaaactagTTGTAAGtcgtttaaaagttcattaaacataatatatgcttaaatgcatttcaaagaagttgtgttgagttgtgttggagtttgtgttattctacattttgacactatagcttttctgattttactgcaaatgtatatcggttccaaataccggttatcggtctccttgattactaataatcggtatcggccttgaaaaagccatatcggtcgatccctaattaCAACAGCAGTCAAATAGGGCTTTCCACTGTGCACTATCTCTACCTCTGCACAACACAACTGATGGTCTCAAACGCATTCAGAAGGCAAGTCATTACACACATTGACTCTTGACAAGGCACACCTGTTAATAGAAAACCATTCCAGGTGACGACCTCATgaagctgactgagagaagccaagagtgagcaaagctgtcatcaaggcaaaagCGGCTACTTTGAAGAATCTAAAACAAAAATCATATTCTTGatttttttaacacttttttattaactagataattccatatgtgttctttcatagttttgatgtcttcaatgttaatctacaaagtagaaacaaattaaaataagcaAAAAACATTGAACGAGAAGGTGAACATTTTACTGCACCATCATTACCGTTACATAAGAAGGTGCCGTCAAATGTTCTGTTAATActtgcatacttttacttaaataaggtttgaatgcaggattttaatttgtaacaGAGAATTTTCATTCTATACTGTAGGCGTAGTGTATCTATGAACGATCCCAAATACAATTCCTTGTTTACATTGCGGCTAGTGCTacaccagaaaaaaaaaaacttttacattttgaactggAAGTGGAAAGGGGCTGGGCTACATGAGGTGACTTGAGCCAtcacaaatacacaataggtgggactaagaaagataatgtgaaaatataaaaacaaaggcattaattagggctgcaaaatgtctcccattgtaatggtgatgaggtttttaaatgctaacacttaacagtttgttttgactgtttcctgtttcctgcagatgtccagcagctggtggtggttaaagaagagcttctccctgaccagcaggagtggagcacctgtctggaccaggaggacccagagccccccccacacattaagcaggaacaggagggagagcagcttcaggagctggaggaggctgatatcaccaagtccattttcactcctgaccctgtgaaaagtgaagatgatgaagagaaacctcagtcctctcagcctcatcaaagacaaactgaacacatggaaacagaagctgatggagatgaatgtcgaggaccagaaccagccaggaactcagatccagagagcagtttgCAACCAAAGGCTGAGGACCACActgaagactcttctgaacctgacactggggactcttctgaacctgacactggagactcttctgaacctgacactgaagacagtgctgattggaaggagaccagagaacctgcctcaggctcaaactcactgaaaaatagacatgaatctgtcagtgatccacgacgtagtgctgaaaagaaaccattcagctgctcagtctgtaagaaagctttttcaaggAGTGCACATTTAAAgatacacatgagagtccacaccggagagaaaccattcagctgctcagtctgtaagaaagctttttcacagagtggacatttaaagatacacatgagagtccacacaggagagatgccacacagctgctcagtctgtaagaaagctttttcacggagtggATATTTAAAGATACACATGAGACTCCACATAAGAGATACACCACACAGccgctcagtctgtaagaaacctTTTTCACTGAGTGAAAGTGTAAAgagacacatgagaatccacacaggagagaaaccattc
This genomic window from Pseudochaenichthys georgianus chromosome 16, fPseGeo1.2, whole genome shotgun sequence contains:
- the LOC117461023 gene encoding zinc finger protein 70-like; the protein is MGTLGTEGEGEKVEGPTIQSQKGCIGSQKPSNRRRPCSKNLSIQQNHYYYFWRGFPHFHRVEWDRQLRASTSTFDSAVNSDVQQLVVVKEELLPDQQEWSTCLDQEDPEPPPHIKQEQEGEQLQELEEADITKSIFTPDPVKSEDDEEKPQSSQPHQRQTEHMETEADGDECRGPEPARNSDPESSLQPKAEDHTEDSSEPDTGDSSEPDTGDSSEPDTEDSADWKETREPASGSNSLKNRHESVSDPRRSAEKKPFSCSVCKKAFSRSAHLKIHMRVHTGEKPFSCSVCKKAFSQSGHLKIHMRVHTGEMPHSCSVCKKAFSRSGYLKIHMRLHIRDTPHSRSVCKKPFSLSESVKRHMRIHTGEKPFTCSVCKKAFSKSESVKRHMRIHTGEKPFTCSVCKKPFSLSASVKRHMRIHTGEKPFTCSVCKKAFSQSGDLKKHMRVHTGEKPFTCSVCNKSFSQSGSLKEHMLIHTGEIPFTWSVCKKAFSQSADLKRHMRIHTGKKPFTCSVCKKAFERSRSLKSHMRVHTGEEK